Proteins from a single region of Gorilla gorilla gorilla isolate KB3781 chromosome 16, NHGRI_mGorGor1-v2.1_pri, whole genome shotgun sequence:
- the LOC109023513 gene encoding LOW QUALITY PROTEIN: A disintegrin and metalloproteinase with thrombospondin motifs 7-like (The sequence of the model RefSeq protein was modified relative to this genomic sequence to represent the inferred CDS: inserted 2 bases in 1 codon; deleted 1 base in 1 codon; substituted 2 bases at 2 genomic stop codons): GPVLLAAGGGSAELSGEAGVSYSCRALCPLPPLLLSRPHRGFSDGSHRLRPPPSSRPISSRGWGLCLDDPPAKDIIDFPSVPPGVPYAVSHQCRLQYGAYSAFCEDMDNVCHTLWCSVGTTCHSKLDAAVDGTRCGENKWCLNGECVPAGFRPEAVDGGWSGWSAWSICSRSCGVGVQSAERQCTQPTPKYKGRYCVGERKRFRLCNLQACPAGRPSFRHVQCSHFDAMLYKGQLHTWVPVVNDGECRPPRRHXGSEGWGCVGPRLPCDASRRPRASSPRVLQNVGCDFKIDSSAMEDRCGMCHGNGSTCHTVSGTFEEAEGLGYVDVGLIPASAREIRIQEVAEAANFLALRSEDPEKYFLSDGWTIQWNGDYQVAGTTFTYAHRGNWENLTSPGPTKEPVWIQLLFQESNPGVHYEHTIHRQAGGHSEVLLPEFSWHYGPWTKCTVTCSRGVQRQSVYCSERQAGPVDEEHCHPLGQPDDRQRKCSEQLYPARWWAGEWQLCSSSCGPGGLSCQAVLCIRSMGLDEQNALEPPACEHFPRPLTETPCNCYVPRLATWAVGNWSQLSCSVTCGEGTQHXNVLCTNDTGVPCDEAQQPASKVTCSLPPCRWPLDTLGPEGSGSGSSHELFNEADFIPHHLAPRPSPASSPKPGTMGNAIEEEAPELDLPGPVFVDDFYYDYNFISFHEDLSYGPSEEPDLDLVGTGARTPLPHSRPAVPSTGSPVPATEPPAAKEEGAPGPWSPSPWPSQAGRSPIPPSEQTLGNPLINFLPEEDAPIGAPDLGLSSLPWPRVSTNGLQTLAAPDSQNDFPVGKDSQSQLPPPWRDRTNEVFKDDESEGRGAPHLPPRPSSTLPPLXPVGSTHSSPSPDVAELWTGGTVAWESALEGGLGPVDSELWPTVGVASPPPPPPPPPVAPLPEMKGRDSPLEPGTPTFPTPGPGSWELQTVAVWGTFLPTTLTGLGHMPEPALNPGPKGQPESLSPEVPLSSRLLSTPAWDSPANSHRAPETQPLAPSLAEAGPPADLLVVRNASWQAGNWSECSTTCSLGVVWRPVRCSSGRDEDCAPAGQPQPARNCHLQPCATWHSGNWSKCSRSCSGGSSVQDVQCVDTRDLWPQQPFHCQPGPAKPPAHRPCGAQPCLSWYTSSWRECSEACGGGEQQHLVTCPEPGLCEEALRPNTTRPCNTHPCTQWVVGPWGQTGLPEEDSDQCGHEAWPESSRPCGTEDCEPVESPCESPDPRLPAEDAMPEAGLCRESVKGCPSHTTSRRQLSGLRGEEGVALAPELLCEPGTESSARALKLAFRAPCNLPGLPSPRSAFSPVCLLPGLPSPRSAFSPGWPSCLKPHYLKVQWQCPYPVLPALSTHPASISEHSCMLPELGAGTRSLAFMARAGHRERGGYDPSGGGPDGAENRN; encoded by the exons GGGCCTGTGCTGCTGGCTGCAGGTGGAGGATCAGCTGAGCTGAGCGGGGAGGCTGGAGTTTCCTACAGTTGTAGGGCTCTGTGCCCCCTCCCACCTCTCCTCCTGTCCCGGCCCCACCGAGGCTTCTCCGATGGGTCTCACAGGCTGCGCCCCCCTCCATCCTCCCGTCCCATCTCTAGCCGTGGGTGGGGCCTGTGCCTGGACGACCCTCCTGCCAAGGACATCATCGACTTCCCCTCGGTGCCGCCTGGCGTCCCCTATGCTGTGAGCCACCAGTGCCGCCTCCAGTACGGGGCCTACTCTGCCTTCTGCGAGGACATGGAT AATGTCTGCCACACACTCTGGTGCTCTGTGGGGACCACCTGTCACTCCAAGCTGGATGCAGCCGTGGACGGCACCCGGTGTGGGGAGAATAAG TGGTGTCTCAATGGGGAGTGCGTACCCGCGGGCTTCCGGCCCGAGGCCGTGGATGGTGGCTGGTCTGGCTGGAGCGCCTGGTCCATCTGCTCACGGAGCTGTGGCGTGGGTGTACAGAGCGCCGAGCGGCAGTGCACGCAGCCTAC GCCCAAATACAAAGGCAGATACTGTGTGGGTGAGCGGAAGCGCTTCCGCCTCTGCAACCTGCAGGCCTGCCCCGCTGGCCGCCCCTCCTTCCGCCACGTCCAGTGCAGCCACTTTGACGCTATGCTCTACAAGGGCCAGCTGCACACATGGGTGCCCGTGGTCAATGACGGTGAGTGCCGCCCCCCAAGGAGACATTGAGGCTCAGAGGGCTGGGGGTGTGTGGGTCCAAGGTTACCCTGTGATGCGAGCAGGAGGCCCA GGGCCTCCTCTCCTCGTGTGTTGCAGAATGTGGGCTGTGACTTCAAGATTGACTCCAGCGCTATGGAGGATCGCTGTGGCATGTGCCACGGCAACGGCTCCACCTGTCACACCGTGAGCGGGACCTTCGAGGAGGCCGAGGGCCTGG GGTATGTGGACGTGGGGCTGATCCCAGCCAGCGCACGCGAGATCCGCATCCAGGAGGTTGCCGAGGCTGCCAACTTCCTGGCACTGCGGAGCGAGGACCCGGAGAAGTACTTCCTCAGTGATGGCTGGACCATCCAGTGGAACGGGGACTACCAGGTGGCAGGGACCACCTTCACATACGCACACAGGGGCAACTGGGAGAACCTCACGTCCCCGGGTCCCACCAAGGAGCCTGTCTGGATCCAG CTGCTGTTCCAGGAGAGCAACCCTGGGGTGCACTACGAGCACACCATCCACAGGCAGGCAGGTGGCCACAGCGAGGTCCTGCTGCCCGAGTTCTCCTGGCACTATGGGCCCTGGACCAAGTGCACAGTCACCTGCAGCAGAG GTGTGCAGAGGCAGAGTGTCTACTGCTCAGAGCGGCAGGCAGGACCCGTGGATGAGGAGCACTGTCATCCCCTGGGCCAGCCTGATGACCGCCAGAGGAAGTGCAGCGAGCAGCTGTACCCTGCCAG GTGGTGGGCAGGTGAGTGGCAGCTGTGCTCCAGCTCCTGC GGGCCTGGGGGCCTCTCCTGCCAGGCTGTGCTCTGCATCCGCAGCATGGGGCTGGATGAGCAGAATGCCTTGGAGCCACCCGCCTGTGAACACTTTCCCCGGCCCCTTACTGAAACCCCTTGCAACTGCTATGTGCCCCGTCTGGCTACCTGGGCTGTGGGGAACTGGTCTCAGTTGAGC TGCTCAGTGACATGTGGGGAGGGCACTCAGCACTGAAATGTCCTCTGCACCAATGACACCGGTGTCCCCTGTGATGAGGCCCAGCAGCCAGCTAGCAAAGTCACCTGCTCTCTGCCACCCTGTCGGTGGCCCCTGGACACACTGGGCCCTGAAGGCTCAGGCAGCGGCTCCAGCCATGAGCTCTTCAACGAGGCTGACTTCATCCCGCACCACCTGGCCCCACGCCCTTCACCCGCCTCATCACCCAAGCCAGGCACCATGGGCAATGCCATTGAGGAGGAGGCTCCAGAGCTGGACCTGCCGGGGCCCGTGTTTGTGGATGACTTCTACTACGACTACAATTTCATCAGCTTCCACGAGGATCTGTCCTACGGGCCCTCTGAGGAGCCCGATCTAGACCTGGTGGGGACAGGGGCTCGGACACCCCTACCACACAGCCGTCCTGCTGTGCCCTCCACGGGTAGCCCCGTGCCTGCCACAGAGCCTCCTGCAGCCAAGGAGGAGGGGGCACCGGGACCTTGGTCCCCTAGCCCTTGGCCCAGCCAGGCCGGCCGCTCCCCAATCCCACCCTCAGAGCAGACCCTTGGGAACCCTTTGATCAATTTCCTGCCTGAGGAAGATGCCCCCATAGGGGCCCCAGATCTTGGGCTCTCCAGCCTGCCCTGGCCCAGGGTTTCCACCAATGGCCTGCAGACGCTTGCCGCCCCTGATAGCCAAAATGATTTCCCAGTTGGCAAGGACAGCCAGAGCCAGCTGCCCCCTCCATGGCGGGATAGGACCAATGAGGTTTTCAAGGATGACGAATCTGAGGGCCGTGGAGCACCCCACCTGCCCCCGAGACCCAGCTCCACGCTGCCCCCTTT TCCCGTCGGCAGCACCCACTCCTCTCCTAGTCCTGACGTGGCGGAGCTGTGGACAGGAGGGACAGTGGCCTGGGAGTCAGCTCTGGAGGGTGGCCTGGGGCCTGTGGACAGTGAACTGTGGCCCACTGTTGGGGTggcttctccccctcctcctcctcctcctcctcccgtaGCCCCTCTGCCAGAGATGAAGGGCAGGGACAGTCCCCTGGAGCCAGGGACTCCCACCTTCCCAACCCCAGGACCAGGCTCCTGGGAACTGCAGACTGTGGCAGTGTGGGGGACCTTCCTCCCCACAACCCTGACTGGCCTCGGGCACATGCCTGAGCCTGCCCTGAACCCAGGACCCAAGGGCCAGCCTGAGTCCCTCAGCCCTGAGGTGCCCCTGAGCTCTAGGCTGCTGTCCACGCCAGCTTGGGACAGCCCCGCCAACAGCCACAGAGCCCCTGAAACCCAGCCACTGGCTCCCAGCCTGGCTGAAGCGGGGCCCCCCGCGGACCTGTTGGTTGTCAGGAATGCCAGCTGGCAAGCGGGAAACTGGAGCGAG TGCTCTACCACCTGCAGCCTGGGTGTGGTCTGGAGGCCGGTGCGCTGTAGCTCCGGCCGGGATGAGGACTGTGCCCCAGCTGGCCAGCCCCAGCCTGCCCGCAACTGCCACCTGCAGCCCTGTGCCACCTGGCACTCAGGCAACTGGAGTAAG TGCTCCCGCAGCTGCAGTGGAGGTTCCTCAGTGCAGGACGTGCAGTGTGTGGATACACGGGACCTCTGGCCACAGCAGCCCTTCCATTGTCAGCCCGGGCCTGCCAAGCCGCCTGCACACCGGCCCTGCGGGgcccagccctgcctcagctgGTACACGTCTTCCTGGAGGGAG TGCTCCGAGGCCTGTGGCGGTGGTGAGCAGCAGCATCTGGTGACTTGCCCGGAGCCAGGCCTCTGCGAGGAGGCGCTGAGACCCAACACCACCCGGCCCTGCAACACCCACCCCTGCACGCAGTGGGTGGTGGGGCCCTGGGGCCAG ACAGGGCTGCCCGAGGAAGACAGTGACCAGTGTGGCCACGAGGCCTGGCCTGAGAGCTCCCGGCCGTGTGGCACAGAGGATTGTGAGCCCGTCGAGTCTCCCTGTGAGTCCCCTGACCCCAGGCTCCCTGCTgag GATGCCATGCCGGAGGCTGGGCTGTGCCGGGAATCAGTCAAGGGGTGTCCCAGCCACACAACATCCCGCAGGCAGCTGTCTGGCCTCAGGGGAGAAGAGGGAGTGGCCCTGGCCCCTGAGTTGCTGTGTGAACCTGG GACAGAGTCCTCAGCCAGGGCCCTCAAGCTGGCATTCAGGGCCCCCTGCAATCTCCCCGGTCTGCCTTCTCCCCGGTCTGCCTTCTCCCCGGTCTGCCTTCTCCCCGGTCTGCCTTCTCCCCGGTCTGCCTTCTCCCCG GGGTGGCCTTCCTGCCTCAAACCCCATTACCTCAAGGTCCAGTGGCAGTGCCCCTACCCTGTCCTGCCTGCCCTCAGCACGCACCCAGCCAGCATCTCAGAGCACTCCTGCATGCTGCCTGAGCTGGGTGCTGGCACCAGGTCTCTCGCCTTCATGGCTAGGGCTGGCCACAGGGAGCGGGGTGGTTATGACCCCAGTGGGGGGGGACCAGATGGGGCAGAGAACAGGAACTGA